A window of Apium graveolens cultivar Ventura chromosome 8, ASM990537v1, whole genome shotgun sequence contains these coding sequences:
- the LOC141678678 gene encoding VQ motif-containing protein 4-like isoform X4, with product MKTSSNLQENQSPSLIPSPNSHGTNISGSSKSGHSTPVTRSDPNNPYPTTFVQADTSSFKQVVQMLTGTSETAKLASCGSTRPDLVRNLIPPIKSVTKKDKASRLYERRNSLKNFKISTPLVPGGFENYLGSPRTPEVLSPSMLKFPALILSPVTPLILDPFNRCGSAHNVISTIDMEAENKAIAHKGFYLHPSPTTTPRSGSEPRLLPLFPVTSPRVSSEVRCNIVSVSTIHQQKSVR from the coding sequence ATGAAAACCTCATCAAATCTCCAAGAAAACCAAAGCCCATCTCTAATCCCCTCACCAAATAGCCATGGCACCAACATTTCTGGTTCTAGCAAATCCGGCCACTCTACTCCGGTCACAAGATCCGACCCGAATAACCCATACCCGACAACTTTCGTGCAGGCTGACACAAGCTCCTTCAAACAAGTAGTTCAAATGCTCACCGGAACATCAGAAACCGCCAAGCTTGCTTCATGTGGGTCGACCCGACCCGACCTGGTCAGAAACCTGATCCCACCCATCAAGTCAGTAACCAAGAAGGACAAAGCCTCCAGGCTTTACGAGAGGAGAAATAGCCTTAAGAACTTCAAGATCAGTACTCCATTGGTTCCCGGGGGATTCGAGAATTATCTTGGGTCCCCCCGGACGCCTGAAGTGTTGTCTCCAAGCATGCTTAAGTTTCCGGCCTTAATTTTAAGCCCGGTGACACCACTAATACTTGACCCGTTTAACAGGTGTGGTAGCGCTCATAATGTTATTAGTACTATAGATATGGAAGCTGAGAATAAAGCTATTGCACACAAGGGATTTTATTTGCATCCATCACCAACTACTACTCCGAGAAGTGGGTCGGAGCCGCGGCTTTTGCCTTTGTTTCCGGTCACATCTCCGAGAGTTTCTTCAG
- the LOC141678678 gene encoding VQ motif-containing protein 4-like isoform X5, with product MKTSSNLQENQSPSLIPSPNSHGTNISGSSKSGHSTPVTRSDPNNPYPTTFVQADTSSFKQVVQMLTGTSETAKLASCGSTRPDLVRNLIPPIKSVTKKDKASRLYERRNSLKNFKISTPLVPGGFENYLGSPRTPEVLSPSMLKFPALILSPVTPLILDPFNRCGSAHNVISTIDMEAENKAIAHKGFYLHPSPTTTPRSGSEPRLLPLFPVTSPRVSSGLAVGTNACKL from the coding sequence ATGAAAACCTCATCAAATCTCCAAGAAAACCAAAGCCCATCTCTAATCCCCTCACCAAATAGCCATGGCACCAACATTTCTGGTTCTAGCAAATCCGGCCACTCTACTCCGGTCACAAGATCCGACCCGAATAACCCATACCCGACAACTTTCGTGCAGGCTGACACAAGCTCCTTCAAACAAGTAGTTCAAATGCTCACCGGAACATCAGAAACCGCCAAGCTTGCTTCATGTGGGTCGACCCGACCCGACCTGGTCAGAAACCTGATCCCACCCATCAAGTCAGTAACCAAGAAGGACAAAGCCTCCAGGCTTTACGAGAGGAGAAATAGCCTTAAGAACTTCAAGATCAGTACTCCATTGGTTCCCGGGGGATTCGAGAATTATCTTGGGTCCCCCCGGACGCCTGAAGTGTTGTCTCCAAGCATGCTTAAGTTTCCGGCCTTAATTTTAAGCCCGGTGACACCACTAATACTTGACCCGTTTAACAGGTGTGGTAGCGCTCATAATGTTATTAGTACTATAGATATGGAAGCTGAGAATAAAGCTATTGCACACAAGGGATTTTATTTGCATCCATCACCAACTACTACTCCGAGAAGTGGGTCGGAGCCGCGGCTTTTGCCTTTGTTTCCGGTCACATCTCCGAGAGTTTCTTCAG